In one Euleptes europaea isolate rEulEur1 chromosome 12, rEulEur1.hap1, whole genome shotgun sequence genomic region, the following are encoded:
- the C12H11orf65 gene encoding protein MFI yields the protein MSTPEIFSKHKGRRETLVDFYHFEEQKMRGRAASTIQRAWRRWLDVGVFDYYKDLIGFKQCGEPSRLMRYIEPKEAELLDAAAGVHIRFRLGGLKFPPCIYYKVFTHRPVVDMCANSPKDYAKLATLKGQRGKSQGEKGEDSCGWYQRIENNGWRLLSPRFWKTLDSVTAEDNVKVKEFHYSKVLKKQVIEKRRKKKKIEWLKKMYHGQSLQVKTLDPTKTFLIQRAAEGLISCLGTEGFDGVMEWEVDEMLKWTNALDYEEYVKQWKAIGTSKLSEDFSGSWFTKSYKPPESSERQEMIQNAPQQQQSLVKKMSISRSILYN from the exons ATGAGCACCCCAGA GATATTTTCAAAACATAAGGGTAGAAGGGAGACTCTTGTGGATTTCTACCATTTCGAGGAACAAAAAATGAGGGGGAGAGCTGCAAGTACGATTCAGAgagcctggagaagatggctg GATGTCGGTGTGTTTGACTACTATAAAGATCTAATCGGCTTCAAGCAATGTGGGGAACCTTCACGTCTGATGAGGTACATTGAACCTAAAGAG GCGGAACTCTTAGATGCTGCAGCTGGGGTGCATATCAGATTCAGACTAGGTGGG CTAAAGTTTCCTCCATGCATATATTACAAAGTATTTACCCACAGACCTGTTGTGGATATGTGTGCTAACAGTCCTAAAGACTATGCAAAGCTTGCAACCCTAAAGGGGCAACGAGGAAAGTCCCAGGGAGAAAAAGGGGAGGACTCATGTGGGTGGTACCAACGGATAGAGAATAATGGCTGGAGACTTCTTTCCCCCAGG TTTTGGAAGACCCTGGACAGTGTAACTGCTGAAGACAACGTTAAAGTAAAGGAATTTCATTATAGCAAGGTGCTGAAGAAACAAGTAatagagaaaagaagaaaaaagaaaaaaatagaatggCTGAAAAAAAT GTACCATGGACAAAGCCTGCAGGTTAAAACGCTGGACCCAACCAAAACCTTCTTAATCCAACGAGCAGCGGAAGGGTTAATTTCCTGCCTGGGAACCGAAGGATTTGATGGCGTGATGGAATGGGAAGTGGACGAAATGTTAAAATGGACGAACGCGCTCGACTATGAaga GTACGTCAAGCAATGGAAGGCAATTGGAACAAGCAAGCTTTCGGAAGACTTCTCAG GTTCCTGGTTTACTAAAAGCTACAAACCACCTGAATCATCTGAGAGACAAGAGATGATCCAAAATGCACCTCAACAGCAACAGAGTTTAGTTAAAAAAATGTCAATATCAAGAAGTATCCTGTATAACTGa
- the POGLUT3 gene encoding LOW QUALITY PROTEIN: protein O-glucosyltransferase 3 (The sequence of the model RefSeq protein was modified relative to this genomic sequence to represent the inferred CDS: deleted 1 base in 1 codon; substituted 1 base at 1 genomic stop codon), with the protein MQDQACFGLNRPSSVVINTYKSQVSVDGTVAAYRFPYLLLGDSLVMKQYSQYYEHFCRELEPWHHXVPVKRNLEVLLGKIKWSKENNRKVRKIAKEAQAAARVLLQPHRFYCYYFSLPGWKEGEKYAERQASKPEIRDGMEFVPQPDDRTSICDWYRRRPSRDEL; encoded by the exons ATGCAAGACCAGGCGTGTTTTGGCCtgaacaggccttcctcagtggtcataaataca TACAAATCTCAAGTGAGTGTAGAT GGCACGGTGGCAGCATATCGGTTCCCCTACCTCTTACTGGGTGACAGCCTTGTGATGAAGCAGTATTCGCAGTACTATGAACACTTCTGCAGAGAGCTGGAGCCGTGGCATCATTAagttccagttaaaaggaacttgGAAGTCTTGCTTGGAAAAATAAAATGGTCTAAG GAAAACAACAGGAAGGTCAGGAAAATCGCTAAGGAAGCTCAGGCAGCAGCAAGAGTATTACTGCAGCCTCACCGGTTTTATTGCTACTATTTCAGTCTTCCAG gctggaaggaaggagag AAATATGCCGAACGCCAAGCCAGCAAACCTGAAATACGGGATGGGATGGAATTTGTGCCTCAGCCGGATGACAGGACTTCAATCTGCGACTGGTACAGGAGAAGGCCTTCTAGGGACGAGCTATAA